Proteins from a genomic interval of Streptococcus oralis:
- the sufD gene encoding Fe-S cluster assembly protein SufD, translating to MTKETIKLFSETHAEPSWLSDLRQKAFDKIESLELPVIERVKFHRWNLGDGTIIESEPSANVPDFTALDNHLKLVQVGTQTVFEQTPVELAEQGVIFTDFHSALEEIPELIEEFFMSSVKYDDDKLAAYHTAYFNSGAVLYIPDNVEIKEPIEGIFYQDSDSDVPFNKHILIIAGKNSKISYLERLESRGGGSAKATANITVEVIARSGAQVKFAAIDRLGENVTAYISRRGKLGNDASIDWAIGVMNEGNVVADFDSDLIGNGSHADLKAVALSSGRQVQGIDTRVTNYGCNSIGNILQHGVILEKATLTFNGIGHIIKGAKGADAQQESRVLMLSDQARSDANPILLIDENDVTAGHAASIGQVDPEDMYYLMSRGLDKATAERLVVRGFLGSVIVEIPVKEVRDEMIATIEEKLSKR from the coding sequence ATGACTAAAGAAACTATTAAACTTTTTTCAGAAACGCACGCTGAACCAAGCTGGTTGTCAGACCTCCGTCAAAAAGCTTTTGATAAGATTGAAAGTTTGGAATTACCAGTCATTGAGCGTGTCAAATTTCACCGTTGGAATCTGGGGGATGGAACCATCATAGAAAGTGAGCCTTCAGCAAATGTTCCAGATTTCACTGCACTAGATAATCACTTGAAATTGGTACAAGTTGGAACGCAAACTGTTTTTGAACAAACACCAGTTGAATTGGCTGAACAGGGTGTTATCTTCACAGACTTCCATTCAGCTTTAGAAGAAATTCCAGAGCTTATTGAGGAATTCTTCATGTCATCTGTTAAGTATGATGACGACAAGTTGGCGGCCTACCATACAGCTTACTTTAACAGTGGTGCTGTTCTCTACATCCCTGATAATGTTGAGATTAAAGAGCCAATCGAAGGGATTTTCTACCAAGACAGCGACAGCGACGTGCCATTTAACAAGCATATCCTTATCATTGCTGGTAAAAACTCTAAAATAAGCTATCTTGAACGTCTAGAGTCACGAGGTGGAGGCAGTGCAAAAGCAACTGCCAATATCACAGTTGAAGTGATTGCTCGTTCTGGTGCGCAAGTGAAGTTTGCTGCCATTGACCGTCTAGGTGAAAATGTCACTGCCTACATTAGCCGTCGTGGTAAACTAGGCAACGATGCAAGCATTGACTGGGCAATCGGTGTCATGAACGAAGGAAATGTTGTTGCTGACTTTGATAGCGACTTGATTGGGAATGGTAGCCATGCTGACCTTAAAGCCGTAGCTCTTTCAAGTGGTCGTCAGGTACAAGGGATTGATACGCGAGTGACTAACTACGGATGCAATTCTATCGGAAATATCCTCCAACATGGGGTTATCCTTGAAAAAGCAACTTTGACCTTCAATGGTATCGGTCACATCATCAAGGGCGCTAAGGGAGCGGATGCGCAACAAGAAAGCCGTGTTCTCATGCTTTCAGACCAGGCTCGTTCAGATGCTAACCCAATTCTTTTGATTGACGAAAATGACGTTACTGCAGGACACGCGGCCTCTATCGGTCAGGTGGATCCAGAAGACATGTACTATCTCATGAGCCGTGGCTTGGATAAAGCAACTGCAGAACGTTTGGTTGTCCGCGGTTTCCTTGGATCTGTAATCGTAGAGATTCCAGTCAAGGAAGTTCGTGACGAAATGATTGCAACTATCGAAGAAAAATTGTCAAAACGCTAA
- a CDS encoding HU family DNA-binding protein: protein MANKQDLIAKVAEATDLTKKDSAAAVDAVFAAVTEYLAAGEKVQLIGFGNFEVRERAARKGRNPQTGKEIEIAASKVPAFKAGKALKDAVK from the coding sequence ATGGCAAACAAACAAGATTTGATCGCTAAAGTGGCAGAAGCTACAGACTTAACTAAGAAAGATTCAGCAGCAGCAGTTGATGCTGTATTTGCAGCAGTAACTGAATACCTTGCAGCTGGTGAAAAAGTTCAATTGATTGGTTTTGGTAACTTTGAAGTTCGTGAACGTGCTGCACGTAAAGGTCGCAACCCACAAACTGGTAAAGAAATCGAAATCGCAGCTTCTAAAGTTCCAGCATTCAAAGCTGGTAAAGCTCTTAAAGACGCTGTTAAATAA
- a CDS encoding APC family permease, whose amino-acid sequence MNIFRTKDVSLRQTEMRRHLKLWDLILLGIGAMVGTGIFTITGTAAATLAGPSLVISIVISALCVSLSALFFAEFASRVPATGGAYSYLYAILGELPAWIAGWLTIMEFMTAVSGVASGWAAYFKGLLSDYGISMPQTLNGTFNPEQGTYIDLLPILVLTLVTGLVLLNSKAALRFNSLLVILKFSALALFILVGIWYIKPENWSNFAPFGFGQIYGGSTGIMAGASLMFFGFLGFESISMAVDEIQSPQKNIPRGIVLSLTIVTILYALVTLVLTGIVHYSKLNVDDAVAFSLRSIGIGWAANYVSLVAILTLITVCISMTYALSRMIYSLARDGLLPQSFKQLSKTSRVPKNATLLTGVVSALAAGVFPLASIAAFLNICTLAYLILLAYGIIKLRKDKGMPKEGEFKTPLVPLLPILSILICVSFMLQYSLDTWIAFGIALVVGLVIYFTYGYHHSTLTEEK is encoded by the coding sequence ATGAATATTTTTAGAACCAAGGATGTTAGTCTGAGACAGACAGAGATGCGTCGCCATTTGAAATTGTGGGATTTGATTCTATTGGGAATCGGTGCTATGGTAGGGACGGGGATTTTCACCATTACAGGGACAGCAGCGGCTACTCTAGCTGGTCCCTCACTAGTGATTTCCATTGTGATTTCTGCCTTATGTGTTTCTTTATCAGCTCTCTTTTTTGCAGAATTTGCCTCTCGTGTACCCGCAACTGGGGGTGCTTATAGTTATCTCTATGCGATTTTGGGAGAATTGCCAGCCTGGATTGCTGGCTGGTTGACCATCATGGAATTCATGACTGCCGTATCTGGTGTGGCGTCTGGCTGGGCGGCTTATTTTAAGGGCTTACTCAGTGATTATGGTATCTCCATGCCCCAAACCTTGAATGGCACCTTCAACCCTGAACAAGGTACCTATATCGATCTTTTACCTATTTTAGTGCTGACCTTGGTAACAGGATTGGTTTTATTAAATTCCAAGGCAGCCTTACGCTTTAATTCGCTTCTAGTAATCTTGAAATTCTCTGCTCTAGCCTTATTTATCCTAGTTGGTATTTGGTACATCAAACCTGAAAATTGGTCGAATTTTGCTCCTTTTGGCTTTGGCCAGATTTATGGAGGAAGCACTGGGATTATGGCAGGTGCATCGTTGATGTTTTTTGGGTTTCTCGGATTTGAGTCTATTTCCATGGCAGTTGATGAAATCCAAAGCCCACAAAAAAATATTCCTCGTGGAATTGTACTTTCTCTGACAATCGTCACCATTCTCTATGCCTTGGTAACCTTAGTATTGACAGGGATTGTTCACTACAGTAAGCTCAATGTGGACGATGCAGTAGCATTTTCATTACGGAGTATTGGTATCGGTTGGGCAGCTAACTATGTTTCGCTTGTAGCCATTCTAACCCTGATAACGGTATGTATTTCCATGACTTATGCTTTGTCTCGAATGATATATAGCTTAGCACGTGATGGACTTTTACCACAAAGTTTCAAACAACTAAGCAAGACCAGTCGCGTTCCTAAAAATGCGACCCTCTTAACAGGAGTTGTTTCAGCCCTTGCTGCCGGAGTGTTTCCTCTAGCCAGTATTGCTGCCTTTTTAAATATCTGTACGCTAGCTTATCTCATTTTGCTAGCCTACGGGATAATAAAACTCAGAAAGGATAAGGGGATGCCAAAAGAGGGAGAGTTTAAAACTCCCTTGGTGCCACTTTTGCCAATCCTTTCCATCCTTATCTGTGTTTCCTTTATGCTTCAATATAGTCTAGATACCTGGATTGCCTTTGGCATTGCTCTTGTAGTTGGTCTAGTCATCTACTTTACTTATGGTTATCATCATTCAACCCTCACAGAAGAAAAATAA
- the sufC gene encoding Fe-S cluster assembly ATPase SufC, translating into MSVLEIKDLHVEIEGKEVLKGVNLTLKTGEIAAIMGPNGTGKSTLSAAIMGNPNYEVTKGEVLFDGVNILELEVDERARMGLFLAMQYPSEIPGITNAEFLRAAMNAGKEDDEKISVREFITKLDEKMELLNMKEEMAERYLNEGFSGGEKKRNEILQLLMLEPTFALLDEIDSGLDIDALKVVSKGVNAMRGEGFGAMIITHYQRLLNYITPDVVHVMMEGRVVLSGGPELAARLEREGYAKLAEELGYDYKEEL; encoded by the coding sequence ATGTCAGTATTAGAGATCAAAGATCTTCACGTTGAGATTGAAGGAAAAGAAGTTTTAAAAGGAGTCAATCTGACTCTGAAAACAGGAGAAATTGCGGCCATTATGGGACCAAATGGTACGGGTAAATCAACTCTTTCAGCAGCTATTATGGGTAACCCTAACTATGAAGTTACTAAAGGTGAGGTCTTGTTTGATGGTGTAAATATCCTTGAGTTGGAAGTGGACGAGCGTGCGCGTATGGGACTTTTCCTGGCTATGCAGTACCCATCAGAAATCCCTGGAATTACTAACGCAGAGTTTCTTCGTGCAGCCATGAATGCTGGTAAAGAAGATGATGAAAAGATTTCAGTTCGTGAGTTTATCACTAAACTAGACGAGAAAATGGAATTGCTTAACATGAAAGAAGAAATGGCAGAGCGTTACCTTAACGAAGGTTTCTCTGGTGGTGAGAAAAAACGTAATGAAATTCTTCAACTCTTGATGTTGGAACCTACATTTGCCCTTTTGGATGAGATTGACTCAGGTCTTGATATTGATGCCCTTAAAGTCGTATCGAAAGGTGTGAATGCTATGCGTGGTGAAGGCTTTGGTGCTATGATCATCACTCACTACCAACGTCTTTTGAACTACATCACACCAGACGTGGTACACGTGATGATGGAAGGTCGTGTTGTCCTTTCTGGTGGTCCAGAATTGGCTGCGCGTCTAGAACGTGAAGGATACGCAAAACTAGCTGAAGAACTTGGCTACGACTACAAGGAAGAATTGTAA
- the sufU gene encoding Fe-S cluster assembly sulfur transfer protein SufU, with protein sequence MALSKLDSLYMAVVADHSKNPHHQGKLDDAEQISLNNPTCGDVINLSVKFDAEDRLEDIAFLNSGCTISTASASMMTDAVLGKTKQEILELATIFSEMVQGQKDDRQDQLGDAAFLSGIAKFPQRIKCATLAWNALKKTIENQEKQ encoded by the coding sequence ATGGCACTTTCTAAACTAGATAGCCTTTATATGGCAGTGGTAGCGGACCATTCGAAAAATCCCCATCACCAAGGGAAGTTGGATGATGCTGAGCAAATCAGTCTCAATAATCCAACCTGTGGGGATGTCATCAACCTCTCTGTCAAGTTTGACGCAGAGGACCGTTTGGAAGATATTGCTTTTCTAAATTCAGGATGCACGATTTCAACTGCCTCTGCTAGCATGATGACAGATGCAGTTTTAGGGAAGACCAAGCAAGAAATTCTAGAACTTGCAACCATCTTTTCTGAAATGGTTCAAGGTCAAAAGGATGACCGTCAAGACCAACTTGGAGACGCGGCATTCTTATCAGGTATTGCCAAATTCCCGCAACGGATTAAGTGTGCAACTCTAGCTTGGAATGCACTTAAGAAAACAATTGAAAATCAAGAAAAACAGTAA
- a CDS encoding DegV family protein has product MTQVKIVTDSSVTIEPEVVKELNITIVPLSVMIDGVLYSDADLKEGEFLHLMQQSKNLPKTSQPPVGVFAEVFEELGKDGSQVVAIHMSHALSGTVEAARQGASLSSSDVTVIDSSFTDQAMKFQVVEAAKLAKEGKDLETILAHIEEVKNHTELYIGVSTLENLVKGGRIGRVTGLLSSLLNIRVVMQMKNHELQPIVKGRGAKTFKKWLEELTVALTHKSVAEIGISYAGTNEWANEMKSLLQAYVEKPISVLETGSIIQTHTGENAWAILIRYNS; this is encoded by the coding sequence ATGACACAAGTAAAAATTGTAACGGACTCTTCTGTTACTATCGAACCAGAAGTAGTTAAAGAATTAAATATCACTATTGTCCCCTTATCAGTTATGATTGATGGCGTACTCTACTCAGATGCTGATCTAAAAGAGGGGGAATTCCTTCATCTCATGCAACAAAGCAAGAATCTCCCTAAAACGAGTCAACCTCCAGTAGGAGTGTTTGCTGAAGTCTTTGAAGAGCTGGGAAAAGATGGCAGTCAGGTTGTTGCTATTCATATGTCTCATGCCTTGTCTGGAACGGTTGAAGCTGCTCGCCAAGGCGCAAGTCTCTCAAGTTCTGATGTGACTGTTATTGATAGTTCCTTCACAGATCAGGCTATGAAGTTTCAAGTTGTTGAAGCTGCAAAACTTGCTAAAGAGGGTAAAGATTTAGAAACTATTCTAGCACATATAGAAGAAGTGAAGAATCACACAGAGCTTTATATCGGTGTTTCGACTCTAGAAAACCTAGTGAAAGGTGGGCGTATTGGACGTGTGACGGGACTATTAAGCTCACTATTAAATATTCGTGTAGTGATGCAGATGAAAAACCACGAACTCCAACCAATCGTCAAAGGGCGTGGTGCGAAAACTTTCAAAAAATGGCTTGAAGAGTTAACGGTGGCCCTTACTCATAAATCAGTTGCAGAAATTGGAATTTCCTATGCTGGAACGAATGAATGGGCAAATGAGATGAAGAGTTTATTGCAAGCCTATGTTGAGAAACCAATCTCTGTACTGGAAACTGGCTCTATTATTCAAACTCATACTGGAGAGAATGCTTGGGCAATTCTAATCCGCTATAATTCCTAA
- a CDS encoding YitT family protein — protein MIRKVQPIITIIFGAAIYAFGLTYFVVPYHLFEGGATGITLITYYLFKIPVSLMNLLINIPLFILAWKIFGPKTLYSSLLGSISLSVWLAIFERIPLHIDLQGDLIIVALVSGVLLGVGLGIIFNAGGTTGGSDIVARILNKYTNISIGKLLFGIDFFILMLILIIFQDLRLVTYTLLFDFIIARVIDLIGEGGYAGKGFIIITQYPDQLADKINEELGRGVTFISGQGYYSKRDLKIIYCIVGRNEIVKMKDMIHKIDPQAFITITEAHEILGEGFTYVKD, from the coding sequence ATGATTCGAAAAGTTCAACCGATTATTACGATTATATTTGGAGCAGCTATCTATGCCTTTGGTCTCACCTACTTTGTTGTTCCTTATCATCTATTTGAGGGAGGGGCGACAGGTATCACCTTGATTACCTACTATCTTTTTAAAATCCCTGTCTCATTGATGAATCTCTTGATTAATATCCCTTTATTTATCCTGGCTTGGAAAATATTTGGACCTAAGACCCTCTACTCCAGTCTTTTAGGATCTATTTCACTTTCCGTTTGGCTAGCAATTTTTGAGCGTATTCCTTTGCACATCGACTTGCAAGGGGATCTCATCATTGTCGCTTTGGTCTCAGGAGTCTTACTGGGGGTTGGTTTAGGAATTATCTTTAATGCTGGTGGAACCACTGGTGGTTCTGATATCGTTGCCCGTATCCTCAACAAATACACCAATATTTCGATTGGGAAATTGCTCTTTGGGATTGACTTTTTTATCCTAATGTTGATTTTGATTATCTTCCAGGATCTTCGTCTAGTTACCTATACCCTCTTGTTTGACTTTATCATCGCTCGCGTTATTGACCTTATTGGCGAAGGGGGTTACGCTGGCAAAGGATTTATCATCATTACTCAATATCCTGACCAACTGGCTGATAAGATTAATGAGGAGCTTGGCCGTGGCGTTACCTTTATATCTGGTCAAGGATACTACAGCAAAAGGGATTTAAAAATTATCTACTGTATCGTCGGTCGAAACGAAATCGTAAAAATGAAAGATATGATTCACAAAATCGACCCTCAAGCCTTTATAACCATCACTGAGGCTCATGAAATTCTGGGTGAAGGATTTACTTATGTGAAAGATTAA
- the sufB gene encoding Fe-S cluster assembly protein SufB — MAEERVEPKPIDLGEYKFGFHDDVEPVLSTGKGLNEGVIRELSAAKGEPEWMLEFRLKSYETFKKMPMQTWGADLSEIDFDDLIYYQKPSDKPARSWDDVPEKIKETFERIGIPEAERAYLAGASAQYESEVVYHNMKEEFEKLGIIFTDTDSALKEYPDLFKQYFAKLVPPTDNKLAALNSAVWSGGTFIYVPKGVKVDIPLQTYFRINNENTGQFERTLIIVDEGASVHYVEGCTAPTYSSNSLHAAIVEIFALDGAYMRYTTIQNWSDNVYNLVTKRAKALKDATVEWIDGNLGAKTTMKYPSVYLDGEGARGTMLSIAFANAGQHQDTGAKMIHNAPHTSSSIVSKSIAKGGGKVDYRGQVTFNKNSKKSVSHIECDTIIMDDLSASDTIPFNEIHNSQVALEHEAKVSKISEEQLYYLMSRGLSESEATEMIVMGFVEPFTKELPMEYAVELNRLISYEMEGSVG, encoded by the coding sequence ATGGCTGAAGAAAGAGTAGAACCAAAACCAATTGATCTTGGTGAATATAAATTTGGTTTCCATGATGATGTAGAGCCTGTCCTATCGACAGGAAAAGGACTCAACGAAGGTGTTATTCGTGAATTATCTGCTGCCAAGGGTGAGCCAGAGTGGATGTTGGAATTCCGTTTGAAGTCTTATGAAACCTTCAAGAAAATGCCCATGCAAACTTGGGGAGCGGACTTGTCAGAGATTGACTTTGATGACTTGATCTATTACCAAAAACCATCTGATAAACCTGCCCGTTCTTGGGATGATGTACCTGAAAAGATCAAAGAAACCTTTGAACGTATCGGTATTCCAGAAGCTGAACGTGCTTATCTAGCAGGAGCCTCTGCTCAGTACGAGTCTGAAGTGGTTTACCATAACATGAAAGAAGAATTCGAGAAGTTGGGCATTATCTTTACAGATACAGATTCTGCCCTCAAAGAATACCCAGACTTGTTTAAACAGTACTTTGCGAAGTTGGTACCGCCGACTGATAACAAGTTGGCAGCCCTCAACTCGGCAGTGTGGTCTGGTGGAACCTTTATCTACGTACCAAAAGGGGTCAAGGTAGATATTCCGCTTCAAACTTACTTCCGTATCAACAACGAAAATACAGGTCAGTTCGAACGTACCTTGATTATCGTTGATGAGGGAGCAAGCGTCCACTACGTAGAAGGATGTACAGCACCAACATATTCAAGCAATAGCTTGCACGCTGCCATTGTAGAAATTTTTGCTTTGGACGGAGCTTATATGCGTTATACAACTATCCAAAACTGGTCTGATAATGTTTATAACTTGGTAACAAAACGTGCCAAAGCCTTGAAAGATGCGACTGTTGAATGGATTGATGGAAACTTAGGTGCCAAAACAACCATGAAATACCCATCTGTTTACCTAGATGGAGAAGGTGCGCGTGGAACCATGCTCTCCATCGCCTTTGCTAATGCAGGGCAACACCAAGATACGGGTGCCAAGATGATCCACAACGCTCCACATACAAGCTCGTCTATCGTGTCTAAATCCATCGCTAAAGGTGGAGGAAAGGTGGACTACCGTGGACAAGTAACCTTCAACAAGAACTCTAAGAAATCTGTTTCTCACATTGAGTGTGATACCATTATCATGGATGATTTATCAGCGTCAGATACTATTCCATTTAATGAAATTCACAACTCGCAAGTTGCTTTGGAACACGAAGCCAAGGTATCTAAGATTTCAGAAGAACAACTCTATTACCTCATGAGCCGTGGTTTGTCAGAATCTGAGGCAACCGAGATGATTGTCATGGGATTTGTAGAGCCCTTCACAAAAGAACTTCCAATGGAATACGCAGTTGAGCTGAACCGCTTGATTAGCTATGAAATGGAAGGTTCAGTCGGATAA
- a CDS encoding cysteine desulfurase produces the protein MLDVEAIRKDFPILDQIVNDEPLVYLDNAATTQKPLAVLETINRYYEKDNANVHRGVHTLAERATASYEAARETIRKFINAGSTKEVLFTRGTTTSLNWVARFAEEILTEGDQVLISIMEHHSNIIPWQEACRKTGAELVYVYLKDGALDMDDLRAKLTDKVKFVSLAHASNVLGVVNPIKEITQLAHQVGAIMVVDGAQSTPHMKIDVQDLDVDFFAFSGHKMAGPTGIGVLYGKEKYLEQMSPLEFGGEMIDFVYEQSASWKELPWKFEAGTPNMAGAIGLAAAVDYLENLGMDAIEAHEQELIAYVFPKLQAIEGLTIYGSQDLAQRSGVIAFNLGELHPHDLATALDYEGVAVRAGHHCAQPLLQYLEVPATARASFYIYNTKADCDKLVDALQKTKEFFNGTF, from the coding sequence ATGTTAGATGTAGAAGCGATTCGCAAGGATTTTCCAATTTTGGACCAGATTGTCAACGATGAACCTCTGGTCTATCTGGACAATGCTGCGACGACACAAAAACCACTAGCAGTTCTTGAAACGATTAACCGCTACTATGAGAAAGACAATGCCAACGTTCACCGTGGTGTTCATACCTTGGCTGAGCGAGCAACAGCTTCTTATGAAGCTGCTCGTGAAACCATTCGTAAGTTTATCAATGCAGGCTCTACAAAGGAAGTTCTCTTTACCAGAGGAACGACAACCAGTCTTAACTGGGTGGCACGCTTTGCTGAGGAAATTTTGACTGAGGGAGACCAGGTCTTGATTTCTATCATGGAACACCATTCTAATATTATTCCTTGGCAGGAAGCCTGCCGTAAGACTGGAGCAGAGCTTGTCTATGTTTATCTCAAGGACGGTGCCTTGGATATGGATGACTTGCGAGCTAAATTGACTGATAAGGTTAAATTTGTCTCCCTAGCTCATGCTTCAAATGTTCTTGGTGTGGTCAATCCTATCAAAGAAATCACCCAATTAGCCCACCAAGTTGGAGCTATCATGGTGGTGGATGGTGCTCAATCTACGCCTCATATGAAGATTGATGTCCAGGACTTGGATGTGGACTTCTTTGCCTTTTCGGGTCACAAGATGGCTGGCCCGACAGGTATCGGTGTTCTGTACGGAAAAGAGAAGTATTTAGAACAAATGTCACCCCTTGAATTTGGTGGTGAGATGATTGATTTCGTCTACGAGCAATCTGCTAGCTGGAAGGAATTGCCTTGGAAATTTGAGGCTGGAACGCCAAATATGGCAGGGGCTATCGGACTTGCTGCTGCAGTGGATTATCTTGAAAATCTTGGTATGGATGCGATTGAAGCTCATGAACAAGAATTGATCGCGTACGTCTTTCCAAAACTACAGGCCATTGAAGGTTTGACCATTTATGGTTCTCAGGACTTGGCTCAACGTTCAGGTGTCATTGCCTTTAACTTAGGGGAGCTTCATCCTCACGACCTTGCGACGGCTCTGGATTATGAAGGAGTGGCTGTTCGTGCAGGTCACCACTGTGCGCAACCCTTGCTTCAGTATTTGGAAGTTCCAGCAACAGCTCGTGCAAGTTTTTATATCTACAACACCAAGGCAGATTGCGACAAGTTGGTCGATGCCTTACAAAAGACAAAGGAGTTTTTCAATGGCACTTTCTAA
- a CDS encoding L-lactate dehydrogenase, translating into MTSTKQHKKVILVGDGAVGSSYAFALVNQGIAQELGIIEIPQLHEKAVGDALDLSHALAFTSPKKIYAAQYSDCADADLVVITAGAPQKPGETRLDLVGKNLAINKSIVTQVVESGFDGIFLVAANPVDVLTYSTWKFSGFPKERVIGSGTSLDSARFRQALAEKLDVDARSVHAYIMGEHGDSEFAVWSHANIAGVNLEEFLKDTQNVQEAELIELFEGVRDAAYTIINKKGATYYGIAVALARITKAILDDENAVLPLSVFQEGQYGVKNVFIGQPAVVGAHGIVRPVNIPLNDAETQKMQASAKELQAIIDEAWKNPEFQAASKN; encoded by the coding sequence ATGACTTCAACTAAACAACACAAAAAAGTGATCCTTGTTGGTGACGGTGCCGTAGGTTCATCTTACGCTTTCGCACTTGTTAACCAAGGAATTGCACAAGAGCTTGGAATTATCGAAATTCCACAATTGCACGAAAAAGCTGTTGGTGATGCGCTTGACCTTAGCCACGCCCTTGCCTTCACTTCACCTAAAAAAATCTACGCTGCTCAATACTCTGACTGTGCAGACGCTGACCTTGTTGTTATCACTGCAGGTGCTCCTCAAAAACCAGGTGAAACTCGCCTTGACCTTGTAGGTAAAAACTTGGCTATCAACAAATCAATCGTAACACAAGTTGTTGAATCAGGTTTCGATGGTATCTTCCTTGTTGCAGCTAACCCAGTTGACGTTTTGACTTACTCAACTTGGAAATTCTCTGGATTCCCTAAAGAACGTGTTATCGGTTCAGGTACTTCACTTGACTCAGCACGTTTCCGTCAAGCACTTGCTGAAAAATTGGATGTTGATGCTCGTTCCGTTCACGCCTACATCATGGGTGAACACGGAGATTCTGAATTTGCGGTTTGGTCACATGCAAATATCGCTGGTGTAAACCTTGAAGAATTCCTTAAAGATACTCAAAACGTTCAAGAAGCTGAATTGATTGAATTGTTCGAAGGTGTTCGTGACGCTGCTTACACAATCATTAACAAAAAAGGAGCTACCTACTACGGTATCGCAGTAGCACTTGCTCGTATCACAAAAGCAATCCTTGATGACGAAAATGCAGTACTTCCACTTTCAGTCTTCCAAGAAGGTCAATACGGTGTTAAAAACGTCTTTATCGGTCAACCAGCTGTTGTTGGTGCACACGGTATCGTTCGTCCAGTAAACATCCCATTGAACGATGCTGAAACTCAAAAAATGCAAGCATCTGCCAAAGAATTGCAAGCTATCATTGATGAAGCATGGAAAAACCCTGAATTCCAAGCAGCTTCTAAAAACTAA